The sequence ttaatattcttcaagaatattatcaaattttgcatctttttatcaatatttcaatattgatATATGTTGACATGAGATCTATTTCTTTAATGATATTTGTAGATATTtgatatcatatcagatatcaaTCATGATTTTTTCACTTTCTCAATATACGAAATCATATATCACATATCTATCATGAATTATTCAGATtttcaatatattatattataaataggAATCTCTttagattctcaatatatttgatcttatacaagatcttaatcttgaatatctcaatattcaatatattatatcatgaattcatgaatatttttctatatatcaaaattgtaatcaggaatctctcaaaattctcaatatattatatcatgatcatgaattttttcaaattctcaatataaaatcatgttGTGCTACTTTATAGccatcaacatattcatgatatttcatgggcatcaatatcaattattttcattgtgCTGCTTCTAGAGCACCAATGAATATCTCTTTGTGCTACTTCTAAAGCACCAATGAATATCTCTCATAAATTTAAGTATTGACAACACGTTGTGCTATTTCAATAGCATCAATAAAACgataattattttcattctcaGTTGGTTACagcatcgtgctgataacgtgttataaatcataataaaaatagaGAGATGAGTAGAGAGAATTCATGAGATTAGAGAGAAatcatatgagtcaatactcaggtgcaaatttcattgaactcaagggaaagattacaagatacaaatatttatgtacaaatattatctttacatatTTATATTGATCACATATGTAACGCCTCATTTTtgtcttaaatgagtttatttgagttaatcggagattacagagttcacgagccgactcgattttgatcagggtcctttttgcaaaaaatggatttttcagggactaaaacgcaaattgtggattttatatattatctactcttagaaattggttgacaaagtcttcttcttcctcctccaaaccgtgagctccattgaagacgcctccaaccttttccaagctttcagatttcagtccgagctcgatccgaccgttggaatttatttctgaaggcagattatcgatcactgcagtgagagctctgttatatcgtaagtttttctacgatcggatacattctagtttttggatgttgttagaatcgttctagattcgagtatgttgttctagacagagttctgatcgtttattatctgtcggttttgaattagagcgacgttcggatttgttatgatttttggaagccattttcgaaaatgtggattttgagattgatgggtttgctttgttttggttgtcttagaatttttatgaggttatatctctattgaactgctgtctgcgttgtcggtttgttcagttatagccgttatgccgtcggtttgagttttggagatttgaaccgtttttgaagttgttgaacttggcttgtaagtcgatcatggtaattgatctttgattgtatctgaacagattcgtttggagttgtcaagccctgtgttagcagcatttggtcgtcgagaattggacgaagaacggtaaagagattaccttgaaccgttgccttgttgttggattgtttagttgttgattaaaccttttgttgtagcttatccagagttggaattactgcattgaaaggtaaaagcagttatcgtagtgggatagcatactcgggactgttggttctcgagtttcccctttttaaatcacatattgcattgatacttgttctagcacgtggaacttgtaattgttgattgattgagtttttgttatgtggcttatgtttatgtttctgttatgcattcatcttgagcctactttgatttcagcgggcagaaccgccctttttgttagacgtttgggaactatgattgagtggcctaggttgtagtatttcgcctagtgctagcatactcattatggttgctcaaagtctagaggagtgggatacgtggcaccacctcaattgggagagtcggtgagtcgttacgtgatctcatcctcgggatcccaaaagcagagcaataatcccgtgtttatcagaatctttatcctggtttttaaagacatgcatatcattaacttcgacttgaatatgtggtttgatagcatgtttgtatattcattacttgatatgttgcttttactgggattatcattctcaccggttatccggctgttgctttgttttgtatgtgtacttggcaacaggaagggcatgatcaagtcagcatagacctggttagcatccagagcaagagatagaagtgagactcgtttagaagtcgaatcagcatgtcaacctagttatgttttgcgatcatgtttagtcatttgaacttctcgtatatgttttgtaagcaagaaacgatgtaggtgctattgaattgaatgttgctcttccctaaacctttcttgtattgttattggtatgtcaaatactcttaatgcaagtgtttaggttttgattgagtttatttcagtgccttaacctttctgggcgaggggacggcgcgggcgcgcggcctctttgcgaggtatgagcgcgggcgcgctgggatttgcggggcgtaggcgcgggcgcgctgatgtcagcgcgggcgcgcgagcctcccttttaaaaaaaaaaatattgggttCTTGATCacttatcgcttgttgtctgatattagttgattagaaacgaggtctcacaacatatctttaataagataatcatccataataataatatatttataatatatatatatatatatatgttatatcaTAATTTGAAagttaaataaatatgtaaatatattcaaaatatcaattatagttcaaaattatttaaataaaaaaaaattaatttttaaaaaaaccaataattgttaaaataatttttttaatgaagtacgaattccaaataatcatgtatatattatatatataaaaaaatattaaatttaaattttaaagataaaaaatttaaaatttcaaaaaaaaaattaaaaaatttcgaAAAACCGGTTCAACCAGTTTTTTACTGGTTGGACCGATTTTTGGTGAAGTTTCGAACCGGTCCGATTCTGAAAACAGCcaatatataattttgaaaCATATTGTGGATAAAATTACATTTACACATTTTTATGTAACTTTGTAGCatgtaaaatttttttaaaaaaaattatcgcTCTAGTCAGAGTCTTGGGAACCACAAAAATATACCTTTAGGCTGCATCTAGACTGATGTGTTTAATTTGAAGATTCGAGGAAGAATTTGGGTAATAGAATTTGAATGATACATATCTCGAGTCTATTTAGATATCTACCAAaatctatatatacatataccatATATTAAGGTAACGTTTGGTATAAGTACAATTGGTACTTGTACAACTTATCATATACAATCTCGCAttcttctcgtcatattatttattcatctattaattatttattttacatcaatcaaatcattaatcatttatcttacatcaatcaaattattgaatttaaattactatattacccttataaataatatattcatattttatttattctcaaaaaatcaaaatgataatttatatttttaatataaaattcaatcaatcaaatccaataaactatcaatcaaatcaaatactaaattAACTATCATTctctatttattttatattacattatattacttatccaaatattatttaTCCTATCCTCGAACCAAACGTTGCGTTAAGTTTAATCCTTAGTGgcattaatataaaatttgtataatatttttattaaataaaacttaaggTTCAATCCTTTAATGGTAATTTGTATTTTCAAATTTGTGTACGTGTCAGCTGTTCGAAATAGATTTGCATGCCAAAAATTCCCCTCCCAAAGATGAAGATATACAAATAAATGTCACGGGCTTCTTTAGCCTAAGTGGCACCAACTCCCGTGACATTTATTTGTATACACGGGCTTCTTTAGCCTAAGTGGCACCAACTCCCATCAATGGAAAAGGTGTTGCTTCAAGGAAAACCTTATGACAATCCCCACACCCGATATCAAAAAGAgagataaataaatatatatttcatgtGATTATTGCACACTCGTGAATTTGACAAATGTATATGCAAACCATCAGGATATTACATTAACCAACGATACAACAAATAAATATGACCTATCCCCCTACATTTTGACCTATTGTTACATTACATCATAAAAACAAAATCTGAAGGTACTACGTGAATAACTGGCTTCTAACTGTCTCACCTCTTGGTTGGGTGTCATGCCGACATTCATCGACGAGCGCCATTGTCAGCATCTCCGTACAGAATTGATCGTCAGGTTTAAGCCATAAAGCCTGTTGACCCGACAAGAATCATGAAGCCACACAAGTTGAATCGGCCAAATTTGTGCAATACTAATTACTCAAATTAGACTCGATGCCACCCAAGGCATTCATGGCAACATTCTACAAAGTTGACTGCTACACTAGTGTTATTATTGAAATCATGAGTAGTTGGAAATCTAATTAAATAAGTAGAGAGTAGTTGATTGCTACACCAGAATTCGATATGAACTAGcacaaatcttttaaaaactagAAATTAGTAGAAAGTCAATTAGGCCCTAGAAAGTTGTCAAAACACGAATTAATacagattttttaaaaaaattgaaaatgtaATAAATAAGCTCGAGTAGCTCGACACACACACTAAACTTGAATAATATGTACTCAAGTTGCTCAAGAAACCGAAATTGATTCGAACTTTTACTGACTGATGTACAAGCTACTCAGAGGGGCAGTTCATTTGCATCCCTATCATGAGGAAGAGTTTGAAACTAAAAAATTATTGTTCTGAATCTGGGTAAACCTACCTTGTGATAGTACGTAATTGCTGCAGTGAAATTATCCTGCAAAAAGAAATATTAAAACTATTTTCTCATTAACAATTTACCGAGATGATATGGAGGTAGAGAAATTCATACCTGCAAATGATACGTGTAGGCAAGACCTGCATATGTACTCAAGCTTCGTGTTGATATTGCAAGAGCTTTATCATAATAAATAATTGCCTCGTTGTATCTCCTGATGGAGAAGTATACTAATGTGAACCACcacatataaattttaataagaTGATAAAAGTGGCACAGATCTAGATTTTGGGTGAAAATGACGTCTTTGCAAGAGAGATCACACAAAGTTACATTGCTTAAGTAGATATAATCGCATTGCGTGAAAGAAAAGGAGAATAACAATGTATAATCGATAATTTGACcaatttttttagttttctaGAGCTCAAGGTATCAGGTCTGCTCATAATTTTGCATTTCTAAGGGATAAAGAATAAAGAAGATTGCATACATGGTCCATGGCACAAGGTTCATAAAATCAGGAGAACAAAAATTAAAGATTCAATATTTACATCTTAGAGACTCTTCTGATTCAGGTAGGTGGAATGATTATGGATGATTGCATACGAGAGAAAAACCCCACATCAGAAAATAAAGTTTTTCAACTGCTTATACTTGAGAAGTATAGTGAATGGACATTTTCAATCAGCATCCTTCTGGTTGCCAAAGACAGGAGTTTTTTTTTCCGGAGAACTATTAGTAATAACCATAACAGATAAACCGGTTAAAAAGGAATAAATGGTAGCATAGTTCATAAATCCATTTGACAATAACAATACTAAGCAGCTAAGAATACTAAGCAATTAATCTAAAATATATAAGGTATTAAGGTGCAAAAATAATATGTAAGGGAGGCAAATCATTAAATAAAGGGGAGTTGAATGCACATATGGATATCACCAAGAACAAACTCATAAGGCGGTGCTTGAAGAATATATCTTATAAGCATAATAAGACAAGACGCACTTTAATTTTCTCAGCGCATGAGCGAGGTTGACCACGGTTGGCTCCCACACTTCACTTAAAGAGGATGATACATGAGACAACGTCTGTTCAAACCACCATACAGCCTTCTTATACCTGAAAGATTATTAAAAGGAACGTGCTTtatcaattcaaaatatattaaatattataactGAAGAGGATTATGCTTAATCATAAGTACAGCCTAATTTGAAAAGCTTCAATAATATCTCAGAAACATCGCTTCTACGGCTTGCATGAACAAGAATTGAAGAATATATGAAACATATCCCCCATGAACACATTAATGAAACTAAAAATGCATCAGCAAGAGTAAGCACAACTGCTGTCCCTCGCTCTTtcatcccaaaaatattttgaatccatttttttaataaaatcataaCCTAGAAGACACGCAATAGTATATAAAATGCTCAAATGCATCATGCAGACTtacaattttatataatatattaatataaacatTGCTCATTTCATAGTTAAGCATGATTAAGGATGCAACAATTTCTAGCATTTTATCAAGAGTGAAATATCTTACTCCTTCATATGATAAGCTACAACACCTAACTCATTAAACACAAGTGGATCCGAAGGGCATATAATCTTGGCCTGCAAAAAAAACTGAATAGAACAAACACTACATCAAACAGATGAACCAAGGCAAATAGCAGCTAGCTACACAAAGCAATTGCAAATTTTACCATTACAACTTAATTACATATAAGGCCTAATGATAACCAGGAAAACATTTCCACACAAAGATTACAATAATCACCTGCTCAGCAAGTTTGAAGCTATGGGTTCGCATGTATTCCATTCCAATATATAGAGTTGGTAGATGGAAACTGAAAAAAAATACTACGTTATACTTAACAAGCATAATAAATGAGTACCTCTCAAACTTGGACAACATAATATCCCAAGATTTCTGCATACAGCTTAAGTAATCACTAATCACCCAAAACTTGTAATTAACACTTACACAACGTCCTCATGATCCAGAATTAAGAAGGCATAAGgaagaataaaaatatataatactaAAATTCACTCAATTCATAATATGGTCTAGCAGACTAGCACAGGATATCTGTAGTTGATAGGTTTATTCTGAGGAACCTATTAAACCAAACTTGGAAGCCAGAATCATATCCGGCCCATATCTTTGTTTTGGGAGTACAATCTTGCTTATTCACCTGACCATCAGTGATGACACTCTTTTTAACTTTTAAGCATTATTTTGGTAGGCATCAACTTCTGTGATTTGAGTTTGCAGGAATCTGAGACTCAAGAGTCAAGAAAAGAAGGTCTTTCCAATGCAAAAGAAAACAGGAACAAGATCATTTTTGAGAACTTTTTAGCATCAAAATTTTGGTGTTCTTTTTACCCAGCTGCTCACTGCACAAATCAAGAATTGAGGACAACCTAGCATTAACTGTGTgcacaaaaattcatgagatGTCAAAActacacaaaaaaaaatataaacagAAAAAGAGTCAGAAAAGTAAGGATTCAAGATCCCATGAACAACTTGTTTTCAGATATTCCTATTTAGTAACATATAAGCAACAGGTATATTCATACTTGCACCACCTTCCGCTTTGTTTACCTTATATAGTCATAAATTATCCACGAAAAATGCCTCTGAAGCAGCATATTATGTTATGGATGAAAATCTAGTACTTTGGCAGTACACCCGGTCACCTCAGTATCCATTCAACTCAAACAAAACAAATCCCAAAATTTTCAAGGCTTATGAGTAAACGTGTATAGAGATGCTCAAAAAAAATCAGCTCAAGAAGAACAAAGAGCTATTAACTTTAGATATACTgcagatatatggatgaagaacAACTGAAATGTATACCCAGGAAATAAACGAGCAGCAGTGCGATAAGCTGACATGGCTTGATCTCCTTCTTCTTGTGCTGCATAAGCATTCCCATAGCCTAACCAACCAGGAGAAAATGTCCCATCCAAACTAGTCGCCTTACTGAAAAACAATTATAAATGGAACCAAATCGGAATTAACCAATAGGTCAATAGGATATAGGAAGGAAAAGTGAAACTCAATGATATGGTACCAGTGTGCCTCATATCATTAGACAAGAGAGCATATAAATCATCAGGGCTCTGTGTAGACAAGTACTTATAGaatgtttttataaaagtgggtttttatgaaaattaaataaaaaaggttttaaaatttgttttaaatagACAAGTGTTTAcacaactattctataaaagtgtttttttacgaaaattcaattaaaatgttttaaaagttgttttaagaataaataagcTTTTcacaactattttataaaaaacgTTTTTATAATTGACAATAATTAAGAAGGTGTTGGACAACTGTTCTACAAAACTCTTTTAATTGTACTTTTCTTTTTTCTCAATTTTCTTGTTTGCTATGTATTATCCattgttttgaaattttaaaaacatcaaaaaacAGCTATCAGTTATTCTTTAAAAATATACTTGGAGAAATTAAACGTTTTACAAAAATTAGTTTCTAAAAAATATCTCTCAATTATTCTTTAAGAAgtaaactttttataaaaatattatccgTACACATACTTTAAATTCTTTTCACTTATAAAATGGTAAAACGTTTTACATGTACCTGTCCAAAaggcaataaaaaaaattatgactgCAACTTGAGCGAGaaaacatattaaaaaataagTGGACTTATACAGCtaccataaggagtttgatacCTAAAATAACGGCGGGACTGATCATACTTTTTGATACAGTAATAGTAGCAGCCCACTGCGAACCATGACAGAGCCCTGAACAAACATATCACAAGTGGTCAAGGAGACAATTCAAGAGCATCCAGAATAAAAatgaagggaaaaaaaaaacatggaaaAATTTAGTCAGCAATCTCAAGAAGGAAGTGCATGCAAACTTGAGAACATATTGCTAGTCTGGTTGGTATGAACATGAAGTGACACTTTGAATATAGGCTGAACAAATGAATAATAGCTCAATTGATTTGACATTAACATTATTGATAAAAACTCAGTGGGGAATATAACTGAATCGCCAGACCTTCAGAATAAGGAAATGTACCTAAATATAATTTTCCTACCGTACATCAGAGAATAAGAGATGCAAATTTCATAGGATAGAAAAGGTGACAGATTCTCACTTTTGAGGATAGTCCTTGACCAAATTGCATGCCATTAGATAAAGTTCATTAGAATGCCCTAGTTCCATTGCTGCCGCTAAATGCACCAGGGTGCACTTTAGGTGAAAAGGATCCTTCTCAAGCAATCTGAATTTAACACAAGACATTGTGTCAAGAAATATTAGTAAAATGCATGCTGCTCATCAAACACAATCACAAACCCACATCGATGTTAATTCAAAGCATTTCTGGTATTCACCACACTGGTGAAAGTACTCCGCTTTGCAGGCTAAGAGATCAGTATTGTTCTTCAGTGTACATAAGGTTTTGTCAGAGGACTTCGTAGAGCAAACTTCCCGCTCAAGTTCCCTAAACTTGGTTTCTACAACATTTTCAGCTTCATACTGGACAAAAAATGTAGTCGACATTGAGATTACTACTAAGAAGTGATAAAACAAAAGTTATAAACAGCTGCGCAAACACAagtttaacaaaaataaaatggccAGCTCCGTACATCCAACTTTAGAAGCATAAACTGCTTACTTTCTTTATCAAACAAGAATAGAATGAAGAGAGCCAGCAATCATCAGCACCAAACTGCAATGTTGCCAATAGACTGGTCTCTACAATACAGGTATATAAAATGTTACAATCATACTATGTAAATAAGCTGGGAACTTATCTCAATTTcctttattattaaaaaaaattccttgtGTATGAGAATGAAATGAGAGTCCCGAGGGTTGCAATACACAAAATCAAATTATTCGGAAACATTACGTATTTAACATTCTTCACCTTCTTCACAAGTAAGCATATGACCCTCTATTAAACATTCCAACGCCTGAAACGGAAAGATAGGATTGTTCATTTTCCGCGAGAATGACAAACAATGATAAATTTCATATAGAAATTATAGAAAGGCCATTTCTATCGGAGATCAATAACAATTACTGAGACCTTTAGAATAGTAGTTAAATGATTCTAATAGGATCTATGTTGTAACAGAGCAATTAGCATACCTCATAACACAGAGGATCCGCTTTAATGGCAGCTTTGTACCTTTTAAGTGACATGAGAAAAAAGCAGAATAATTTCAACTATTTTAGCTAAACTTGAAAGCAGTGCCAGATCTAACAATACAGCAAATGGAACAAAAGAGGAGACACGAATCAACATGTACATATGACAAGAGGCAGCAAGAGAAACATAGAGAGTGAAATCAGAAACAGGGGAGTAaaaggaataaaaaaaaaattaacacagACCTCAGCCACCAAATCCGCAAATGCTGGTTCAGATATACATTTACAATGAGAAAAATTTATCCTTTAGGGACATATTGAATAGAAAAAAAACACTGAGGATCACACTGACTTTTTAATGACAAATCGATGCCTATGGAAATACTAAATAAACCTTCAGATGTAAATTCAATATCCGAAAATTACGCACCATAACCGAGCTTGTGTACGATTTTCCAATGCCTCGTACGCTTTTCCCCTTAAAAAGCATATTGCTGATATAATCTGTCACAAAGATGTAAACATCATTTCTTTACTCTGACCATTTCCAAAAATTACATTAACGGTGTTTCCCCTTTACCTTTTGTATCAAAGGGAAAAAGGCCAGTAAGTAACACATGTATTATGCTGGATTCAACTGCACTTACATTGATTTCATGGTCTTCACCATCTTTGTCCAGATACATGCTATTGGAATCCTTTGTGTCAGTAATATTACCATGTTCATCCACTTTAGCATCACCAAGCATTAGCAGGCATTGATCCCACTCCTTTAGTTCTTCCTAGTAATAGAATATAAGATTTTATTCATTTGAACTATCTACACAAAATTATTTGTTTCTAAAGCAAACTGATCGATCACTAGCACTGACTAGACAGAAATACATAAAATGAAAATCATAGAAAACAGATGGAACAAAAACATGTTACAGGACTAGCACTTAAAATCATTTGATAGAAAACTAATCAGATAAACCAAACAATAAAAGAACACCTGAGTTTATCATGTCCTAGACAGTTTGTTATATGAAGCTCAACTAGCGAGTAGACAAGGACAACTAGACAAATTTAGTCTTTCCCCGAAAAGGTACAACAAATACTTTAATTATTCGATGATCATTTCATGAATTATGTTACATTCTCAACATGTGACATAAAAAAGGGAGTTGcggaatttcaaaaaaaaaaaaagataaaaaataaattttctgtACAAACTCAGTATAATTCG comes from Henckelia pumila isolate YLH828 chromosome 4, ASM3356847v2, whole genome shotgun sequence and encodes:
- the LOC140864342 gene encoding anaphase-promoting complex subunit 6 — its product is MREKQIEKLRGVVRDCVSKHLYSSAIFFADKVAAVTSDPADVYMQAQALYLGRHYRRAFHLLNASQIVLRDLRFRYLAAKCLEELKEWDQCLLMLGDAKVDEHGNITDTKDSNSMYLDKDGEDHEINIISAICFLRGKAYEALENRTQARLWYKAAIKADPLCYEALECLIEGHMLTCEEETSLLATLQFGADDCWLSSFYSCLIKKYEAENVVETKFRELEREVCSTKSSDKTLCTLKNNTDLLACKAEYFHQCGEYQKCFELTSILLEKDPFHLKCTLVHLAAAMELGHSNELYLMACNLVKDYPQKALSWFAVGCYYYCIKKYDQSRRYFSKATSLDGTFSPGWLGYGNAYAAQEEGDQAMSAYRTAARLFPGFHLPTLYIGMEYMRTHSFKLAEQFFLQAKIICPSDPLVFNELGVVAYHMKEYKKAVWWFEQTLSHVSSSLSEVWEPTVVNLAHALRKLKRYNEAIIYYDKALAISTRSLSTYAGLAYTYHLQDNFTAAITYYHKALWLKPDDQFCTEMLTMALVDECRHDTQPRGETVRSQLFT